A DNA window from Tachysurus vachellii isolate PV-2020 chromosome 20, HZAU_Pvac_v1, whole genome shotgun sequence contains the following coding sequences:
- the sh3bp2 gene encoding SH3 domain-binding protein 2 isoform X3, with amino-acid sequence MALSVKQKRVFAHPHQEDHMKMCWNFINMTAVPISWPVPMRAIGAQNLLTMPGGVAISGYLHKKGGSQFSLMKWPLRYIIIHKGCVYYFKTSTSATPQGAFSLNGYNRVMRASEETTSSNVFPFKIVHFSKRHRTWYFSAASEDERRKWMRYLRKEISHYNDKKDCLDPGDSDSDESFYGTIESPLEITNTPDDQEGDDAEQNYESDDDDYLLPDGPAGQPKAPPPSYPPPPVPHHSRGFPPPVPHPPIKPPPIPLQKKPTIPVPGPPKLSEVVNNFPPPGLSAPPPPPALQKPVFNRMTVVQAPFPTCQKKTVAGSVSLSTLPGYDRKPSPAMVIKTPSTLHICEHLENKVLLNPRDRSNTHNLNNAPGDRKLPPLVNKPPAKFPPTGMKPKLSQISIQRSSPDGQSFRSSVEEKPLKKINDEDSDDDYENVQLPDSVFVDTTETSAVEKLFKETSGSPPDGLYCIRNSGTKTSKVLVVWDVSLNKARNYRLFEEDEIVYLDADLHFPSVAALVEYYYSHPLPNHGSLCLQQPFGYTPPR; translated from the exons ATGGCGCTTTCAGTGAAGCAGAAGAGAGTGTTTGCACATCCACATCAAGAAGATCATATGAAAATGTGTTGGAATTTTAT AAATATGACTGCTGTGCCGATTTCCTGGCCCGTCCCAATGAGGGCTATAGGAGCTCAGAATCTTCTGACCATGCCCGGAGGTGTTGCCATTTCTGGGTATCTACATAAAAAGGGGGGAAGCCAGTTCAGCCTGATGAAAT GGCCTCTGCGCTACATTATAATCCACAAAGGCTGCGTGTACTATTTCAAGACCAGCACATCTGCCACACCACAGGGAGCGTTCTCCCTTAACGGCTACAACAG GGTCATGCGAGCATCGGAGGAGACCACATCTAGCAACGTTTTCCCCTTTAAGATTGTGCATTTCAGTAAGAGGCACCGCACGTGGTATTTTTCAGCAGCCAGTGAGGATGAGAGAAGG AAATGGATGCGCTATCTGAGGAAAGAAATCAGCCACTATAATGACAAGAAAGATTGTCTTGACCCAgg tgactctgactctgatgaAAGTTTCTATGGCACTATTGAGAGCCCACTGGAGATCACCAATACCCCAGATGACCAGGAGGGAG ATGATGCGGAACAAAATTATGAAAGCGATGATGACGACTATCTTCTGCCTGATGGCCCAGCAG GTCAGCCCAAAGCACCGCCTCCATCTTACCCTCCTCCACCTGTGCCCCACCATTCCAGAGGCTTTCCACCACCAGTACCCCATCCACCCATTAAACCACCGCCAATCCCCTTACAAAAGAAACCAACCATTCctgtcccaggtccaccaaaacTCTCTGAAGTTGTAAATAATTTCCCTCCTCCTGGGCTAtcagctcctcctcctcctcctgcactACAGAAACCAGTCTTTAACAGAATGACAGTTGTGCAAGCTCCTTTTCCTACATGCCAGAAAAAGACTGTAGCCGGGAGCGTGTCCTTATCCACTCTCCCAGGATATGACCGGAAGCCTTCTCCTGCCATGGTCATTAAAACCCCATCTACTCTCCATATCTGTGAACACTTGGAAAATAAAGTGCTACTGAACCCTCGTGACAGATCTAATACACACAATCTGAACAATGCACCTGGTGACAGAAAACTCCCACCGCTGGTCAACAAACCACCGGCCAAGTTTCCACCTACAGGGATGAAGCCCAAACTCAGTCAGATATCAATACA AAGATCATCGCCTGATGGCCAAAGTTTTAGGTCCTCGGTGGAAGAAAAGCCTTTGAAAAAGATCAATGATGAAGACTCTGACGATGACTATGAAAAT gTACAGTTGCCTGACTCTGTTTTTGTGGACACAACCGAGACCAGTGCTGTTGAAAA ATTATTTAAAGAAACGAGCGGCTCACCACCAGATGGCCTTTACTGCATCCGAAACTCAGGAACAAAGACCTCAAAG GTGCTTGTTGTGTGGGATGTAAGTCTGAACAAGGCGAGAAACTACCGGCTGTTTGAGGAG GATGAAATCGTGTACCTGGATGCAGACTTGCATTTCCCTTCTGTAGCAGCTCTGGTGGAGTACTACTACAGCCACCCGCTGCCCAATCACGGCTCTCTGTGCTTACAGCAGCCCTTTGGCTACACACCACCCAGGTGA
- the sh3bp2 gene encoding SH3 domain-binding protein 2 isoform X1: protein MDDIWDVASTISMSTESMSVRDIRRQMSKRNMTAVPISWPVPMRAIGAQNLLTMPGGVAISGYLHKKGGSQFSLMKWPLRYIIIHKGCVYYFKTSTSATPQGAFSLNGYNRVMRASEETTSSNVFPFKIVHFSKRHRTWYFSAASEDERRKWMRYLRKEISHYNDKKDCLDPGDSDSDESFYGTIESPLEITNTPDDQEGDDAEQNYESDDDDYLLPDGPAGQPKAPPPSYPPPPVPHHSRGFPPPVPHPPIKPPPIPLQKKPTIPVPGPPKLSEVVNNFPPPGLSAPPPPPALQKPVFNRMTVVQAPFPTCQKKTVAGSVSLSTLPGYDRKPSPAMVIKTPSTLHICEHLENKVLLNPRDRSNTHNLNNAPGDRKLPPLVNKPPAKFPPTGMKPKLSQISIQRSSPDGQSFRSSVEEKPLKKINDEDSDDDYENVQLPDSVFVDTTETSAVEKLFKETSGSPPDGLYCIRNSGTKTSKVLVVWDVSLNKARNYRLFEEDEIVYLDADLHFPSVAALVEYYYSHPLPNHGSLCLQQPFGYTPPR from the exons ATGGATGATATTTGGGATGTAGCCTCCACTATCAGCATGTCTACTGAGAGTATGTCAGTGAGGGACATTAGGAGGCAGATgagtaagag AAATATGACTGCTGTGCCGATTTCCTGGCCCGTCCCAATGAGGGCTATAGGAGCTCAGAATCTTCTGACCATGCCCGGAGGTGTTGCCATTTCTGGGTATCTACATAAAAAGGGGGGAAGCCAGTTCAGCCTGATGAAAT GGCCTCTGCGCTACATTATAATCCACAAAGGCTGCGTGTACTATTTCAAGACCAGCACATCTGCCACACCACAGGGAGCGTTCTCCCTTAACGGCTACAACAG GGTCATGCGAGCATCGGAGGAGACCACATCTAGCAACGTTTTCCCCTTTAAGATTGTGCATTTCAGTAAGAGGCACCGCACGTGGTATTTTTCAGCAGCCAGTGAGGATGAGAGAAGG AAATGGATGCGCTATCTGAGGAAAGAAATCAGCCACTATAATGACAAGAAAGATTGTCTTGACCCAgg tgactctgactctgatgaAAGTTTCTATGGCACTATTGAGAGCCCACTGGAGATCACCAATACCCCAGATGACCAGGAGGGAG ATGATGCGGAACAAAATTATGAAAGCGATGATGACGACTATCTTCTGCCTGATGGCCCAGCAG GTCAGCCCAAAGCACCGCCTCCATCTTACCCTCCTCCACCTGTGCCCCACCATTCCAGAGGCTTTCCACCACCAGTACCCCATCCACCCATTAAACCACCGCCAATCCCCTTACAAAAGAAACCAACCATTCctgtcccaggtccaccaaaacTCTCTGAAGTTGTAAATAATTTCCCTCCTCCTGGGCTAtcagctcctcctcctcctcctgcactACAGAAACCAGTCTTTAACAGAATGACAGTTGTGCAAGCTCCTTTTCCTACATGCCAGAAAAAGACTGTAGCCGGGAGCGTGTCCTTATCCACTCTCCCAGGATATGACCGGAAGCCTTCTCCTGCCATGGTCATTAAAACCCCATCTACTCTCCATATCTGTGAACACTTGGAAAATAAAGTGCTACTGAACCCTCGTGACAGATCTAATACACACAATCTGAACAATGCACCTGGTGACAGAAAACTCCCACCGCTGGTCAACAAACCACCGGCCAAGTTTCCACCTACAGGGATGAAGCCCAAACTCAGTCAGATATCAATACA AAGATCATCGCCTGATGGCCAAAGTTTTAGGTCCTCGGTGGAAGAAAAGCCTTTGAAAAAGATCAATGATGAAGACTCTGACGATGACTATGAAAAT gTACAGTTGCCTGACTCTGTTTTTGTGGACACAACCGAGACCAGTGCTGTTGAAAA ATTATTTAAAGAAACGAGCGGCTCACCACCAGATGGCCTTTACTGCATCCGAAACTCAGGAACAAAGACCTCAAAG GTGCTTGTTGTGTGGGATGTAAGTCTGAACAAGGCGAGAAACTACCGGCTGTTTGAGGAG GATGAAATCGTGTACCTGGATGCAGACTTGCATTTCCCTTCTGTAGCAGCTCTGGTGGAGTACTACTACAGCCACCCGCTGCCCAATCACGGCTCTCTGTGCTTACAGCAGCCCTTTGGCTACACACCACCCAGGTGA
- the sh3bp2 gene encoding SH3 domain-binding protein 2 isoform X2, with protein sequence MDDIWDVASTISMSTESMSVRDIRRQMSKRNMTAVPISWPVPMRAIGAQNLLTMPGGVAISGYLHKKGGSQFSLMKWPLRYIIIHKGCVYYFKTSTSATPQGAFSLNGYNRVMRASEETTSSNVFPFKIVHFSKRHRTWYFSAASEDERRKWMRYLRKEISHYNDKKDCLDPGDSDSDESFYGTIESPLEITNTPDDQEGDDAEQNYESDDDDYLLPDGPAGQPKAPPPSYPPPPVPHHSRGFPPPVPHPPIKPPPIPLQKKPTIPVPGPPKLSEVVNNFPPPGLSAPPPPPALQKPVFNRMTVVQAPFPTCQKKTVAGSVSLSTLPGYDRKPSPAMVIKTPSTLHICEHLENKVLLNPRDRSNTHNLNNAPGDRKLPPLVNKPPAKFPPTGMKPKLSQISIQSSPDGQSFRSSVEEKPLKKINDEDSDDDYENVQLPDSVFVDTTETSAVEKLFKETSGSPPDGLYCIRNSGTKTSKVLVVWDVSLNKARNYRLFEEDEIVYLDADLHFPSVAALVEYYYSHPLPNHGSLCLQQPFGYTPPR encoded by the exons ATGGATGATATTTGGGATGTAGCCTCCACTATCAGCATGTCTACTGAGAGTATGTCAGTGAGGGACATTAGGAGGCAGATgagtaagag AAATATGACTGCTGTGCCGATTTCCTGGCCCGTCCCAATGAGGGCTATAGGAGCTCAGAATCTTCTGACCATGCCCGGAGGTGTTGCCATTTCTGGGTATCTACATAAAAAGGGGGGAAGCCAGTTCAGCCTGATGAAAT GGCCTCTGCGCTACATTATAATCCACAAAGGCTGCGTGTACTATTTCAAGACCAGCACATCTGCCACACCACAGGGAGCGTTCTCCCTTAACGGCTACAACAG GGTCATGCGAGCATCGGAGGAGACCACATCTAGCAACGTTTTCCCCTTTAAGATTGTGCATTTCAGTAAGAGGCACCGCACGTGGTATTTTTCAGCAGCCAGTGAGGATGAGAGAAGG AAATGGATGCGCTATCTGAGGAAAGAAATCAGCCACTATAATGACAAGAAAGATTGTCTTGACCCAgg tgactctgactctgatgaAAGTTTCTATGGCACTATTGAGAGCCCACTGGAGATCACCAATACCCCAGATGACCAGGAGGGAG ATGATGCGGAACAAAATTATGAAAGCGATGATGACGACTATCTTCTGCCTGATGGCCCAGCAG GTCAGCCCAAAGCACCGCCTCCATCTTACCCTCCTCCACCTGTGCCCCACCATTCCAGAGGCTTTCCACCACCAGTACCCCATCCACCCATTAAACCACCGCCAATCCCCTTACAAAAGAAACCAACCATTCctgtcccaggtccaccaaaacTCTCTGAAGTTGTAAATAATTTCCCTCCTCCTGGGCTAtcagctcctcctcctcctcctgcactACAGAAACCAGTCTTTAACAGAATGACAGTTGTGCAAGCTCCTTTTCCTACATGCCAGAAAAAGACTGTAGCCGGGAGCGTGTCCTTATCCACTCTCCCAGGATATGACCGGAAGCCTTCTCCTGCCATGGTCATTAAAACCCCATCTACTCTCCATATCTGTGAACACTTGGAAAATAAAGTGCTACTGAACCCTCGTGACAGATCTAATACACACAATCTGAACAATGCACCTGGTGACAGAAAACTCCCACCGCTGGTCAACAAACCACCGGCCAAGTTTCCACCTACAGGGATGAAGCCCAAACTCAGTCAGATATCAATACA ATCATCGCCTGATGGCCAAAGTTTTAGGTCCTCGGTGGAAGAAAAGCCTTTGAAAAAGATCAATGATGAAGACTCTGACGATGACTATGAAAAT gTACAGTTGCCTGACTCTGTTTTTGTGGACACAACCGAGACCAGTGCTGTTGAAAA ATTATTTAAAGAAACGAGCGGCTCACCACCAGATGGCCTTTACTGCATCCGAAACTCAGGAACAAAGACCTCAAAG GTGCTTGTTGTGTGGGATGTAAGTCTGAACAAGGCGAGAAACTACCGGCTGTTTGAGGAG GATGAAATCGTGTACCTGGATGCAGACTTGCATTTCCCTTCTGTAGCAGCTCTGGTGGAGTACTACTACAGCCACCCGCTGCCCAATCACGGCTCTCTGTGCTTACAGCAGCCCTTTGGCTACACACCACCCAGGTGA
- the sh3bp2 gene encoding SH3 domain-binding protein 2 isoform X4, whose translation MHAHTPSDVLNGNMTAVPISWPVPMRAIGAQNLLTMPGGVAISGYLHKKGGSQFSLMKWPLRYIIIHKGCVYYFKTSTSATPQGAFSLNGYNRVMRASEETTSSNVFPFKIVHFSKRHRTWYFSAASEDERRKWMRYLRKEISHYNDKKDCLDPGDSDSDESFYGTIESPLEITNTPDDQEGDDAEQNYESDDDDYLLPDGPAGQPKAPPPSYPPPPVPHHSRGFPPPVPHPPIKPPPIPLQKKPTIPVPGPPKLSEVVNNFPPPGLSAPPPPPALQKPVFNRMTVVQAPFPTCQKKTVAGSVSLSTLPGYDRKPSPAMVIKTPSTLHICEHLENKVLLNPRDRSNTHNLNNAPGDRKLPPLVNKPPAKFPPTGMKPKLSQISIQRSSPDGQSFRSSVEEKPLKKINDEDSDDDYENVQLPDSVFVDTTETSAVEKLFKETSGSPPDGLYCIRNSGTKTSKVLVVWDVSLNKARNYRLFEEDEIVYLDADLHFPSVAALVEYYYSHPLPNHGSLCLQQPFGYTPPR comes from the exons ATGCACGCTCACACTCCATCAGATGTTCTCAATGG AAATATGACTGCTGTGCCGATTTCCTGGCCCGTCCCAATGAGGGCTATAGGAGCTCAGAATCTTCTGACCATGCCCGGAGGTGTTGCCATTTCTGGGTATCTACATAAAAAGGGGGGAAGCCAGTTCAGCCTGATGAAAT GGCCTCTGCGCTACATTATAATCCACAAAGGCTGCGTGTACTATTTCAAGACCAGCACATCTGCCACACCACAGGGAGCGTTCTCCCTTAACGGCTACAACAG GGTCATGCGAGCATCGGAGGAGACCACATCTAGCAACGTTTTCCCCTTTAAGATTGTGCATTTCAGTAAGAGGCACCGCACGTGGTATTTTTCAGCAGCCAGTGAGGATGAGAGAAGG AAATGGATGCGCTATCTGAGGAAAGAAATCAGCCACTATAATGACAAGAAAGATTGTCTTGACCCAgg tgactctgactctgatgaAAGTTTCTATGGCACTATTGAGAGCCCACTGGAGATCACCAATACCCCAGATGACCAGGAGGGAG ATGATGCGGAACAAAATTATGAAAGCGATGATGACGACTATCTTCTGCCTGATGGCCCAGCAG GTCAGCCCAAAGCACCGCCTCCATCTTACCCTCCTCCACCTGTGCCCCACCATTCCAGAGGCTTTCCACCACCAGTACCCCATCCACCCATTAAACCACCGCCAATCCCCTTACAAAAGAAACCAACCATTCctgtcccaggtccaccaaaacTCTCTGAAGTTGTAAATAATTTCCCTCCTCCTGGGCTAtcagctcctcctcctcctcctgcactACAGAAACCAGTCTTTAACAGAATGACAGTTGTGCAAGCTCCTTTTCCTACATGCCAGAAAAAGACTGTAGCCGGGAGCGTGTCCTTATCCACTCTCCCAGGATATGACCGGAAGCCTTCTCCTGCCATGGTCATTAAAACCCCATCTACTCTCCATATCTGTGAACACTTGGAAAATAAAGTGCTACTGAACCCTCGTGACAGATCTAATACACACAATCTGAACAATGCACCTGGTGACAGAAAACTCCCACCGCTGGTCAACAAACCACCGGCCAAGTTTCCACCTACAGGGATGAAGCCCAAACTCAGTCAGATATCAATACA AAGATCATCGCCTGATGGCCAAAGTTTTAGGTCCTCGGTGGAAGAAAAGCCTTTGAAAAAGATCAATGATGAAGACTCTGACGATGACTATGAAAAT gTACAGTTGCCTGACTCTGTTTTTGTGGACACAACCGAGACCAGTGCTGTTGAAAA ATTATTTAAAGAAACGAGCGGCTCACCACCAGATGGCCTTTACTGCATCCGAAACTCAGGAACAAAGACCTCAAAG GTGCTTGTTGTGTGGGATGTAAGTCTGAACAAGGCGAGAAACTACCGGCTGTTTGAGGAG GATGAAATCGTGTACCTGGATGCAGACTTGCATTTCCCTTCTGTAGCAGCTCTGGTGGAGTACTACTACAGCCACCCGCTGCCCAATCACGGCTCTCTGTGCTTACAGCAGCCCTTTGGCTACACACCACCCAGGTGA